The Niallia alba genome includes a window with the following:
- a CDS encoding halocin C8-like domain-containing protein: MDEIIRYSISKIETSGVKVITIKVDTRKSEEIINEVEAYWDNNHQIFLEIKECGVSRMIKISLFKKTVDYTIQSSFCEQSIDVLCKTGGSIVCQAACLALREIPIINSIFCSALCADVCTTIANEGCNWAKTKLCENKKENN, encoded by the coding sequence ATGGATGAAATTATTCGTTACTCTATTTCCAAAATAGAGACAAGTGGAGTAAAAGTTATTACAATTAAGGTGGATACTAGAAAGAGTGAAGAGATCATCAATGAAGTTGAGGCATATTGGGATAATAATCACCAAATATTTTTAGAAATTAAAGAATGTGGTGTATCACGGATGATTAAAATCTCTCTATTTAAAAAGACGGTAGATTATACGATCCAATCTTCGTTTTGTGAACAAAGTATAGATGTTCTATGTAAAACAGGGGGCTCTATAGTATGCCAAGCCGCTTGTTTGGCGCTTCGTGAGATACCTATAATTAATTCTATTTTCTGTTCTGCTTTATGTGCCGATGTTTGTACGACAATTGCAAATGAAGGCTGTAATTGGGCTAAAACGAAGCTTTGTGAAAACAAAAAAGAGAACAATTAA
- a CDS encoding ABC transporter permease subunit, with product MKKFVKLIIYYLLGVIAILALSVFSQYFQMREFSEGKSYFSTFASFLTKEFFQLDRWVYTLNGVDEKPILDVLWPAFIYSMEILFGAILLGFGIAFILALFAFFLPNFLLQPIKRFLDLIESIPDIVIATLLQALVLFIFAQTGVEIFQVATYSEKAYLGPIITLSIVPAVSLFKILLLMMEEEYLKMYVMFARSKGLHDFPILWKHIIRNIIPVSFHHMKIIIWGLLSSQFIIERLFNVHGLTHFLVANFTPITITVSLLLIFTPFFIIFQIVDMIVIKEEEKTRDVKRESWKQKWSVSNLQLSLRIICIDIKNSLQHFNWKKISSIRPIIWLGKIIGLHMKNWKFAVGSLFFIITIGYSLIYSVTTNDYVEKQNLLYTEDGATLIAASPFAPTKPFFFGSDKFGYSIFDQIVVGAKYTLIFGLLIAFLRVIGGLLLGIIYSFYLKHSAQQWLAKMIDSIHFMPLSLIAYILLRPILLPGFDGFSYSFAERVFLETMILTMLVIPLTTILLGKEINRVLEYEFIASAQVMGGGKFKVFIRHILPHLGPRLTILFGQQFIQVMLIFMHLGMFNYFFGGTKLSMEPMFSDPPKSSTYEWSGLIGQIGREALGSGRYWYLYILVPFIIAIFSMQLIVQGVKEIQQVKIGVAFKSLKLRKKKGERQQTEKLPVITKESFVQIGREENL from the coding sequence ATGAAAAAATTTGTGAAACTAATTATCTATTATTTACTCGGTGTAATTGCCATACTAGCGTTAAGTGTTTTTTCACAATACTTTCAAATGAGAGAGTTTTCTGAAGGAAAGAGCTATTTTTCAACATTCGCATCTTTTCTAACAAAGGAATTTTTCCAGCTGGATAGGTGGGTATATACCTTGAATGGGGTGGATGAAAAACCAATTTTAGATGTTCTTTGGCCAGCATTTATATATTCCATGGAAATTTTATTCGGAGCCATTTTGTTAGGATTCGGTATCGCTTTTATTTTAGCCCTATTCGCTTTTTTTCTACCCAATTTTCTACTGCAACCGATAAAACGATTTCTTGATTTAATCGAATCGATTCCAGATATTGTTATTGCCACATTACTTCAAGCACTTGTTCTCTTCATCTTTGCTCAGACAGGCGTTGAAATTTTTCAGGTAGCTACTTATTCGGAGAAAGCCTATTTAGGACCTATCATTACCCTTTCGATTGTACCGGCTGTTTCCTTGTTCAAAATTCTTCTTTTGATGATGGAAGAAGAATATTTAAAAATGTATGTTATGTTTGCAAGGAGTAAAGGGCTACACGACTTTCCAATCCTATGGAAGCATATTATTCGTAATATTATTCCCGTCTCCTTTCATCATATGAAGATTATTATTTGGGGATTATTATCAAGTCAATTTATCATCGAACGACTATTTAATGTTCATGGACTTACTCATTTTCTAGTAGCAAACTTTACACCAATCACAATCACTGTTTCGTTGCTACTAATTTTCACGCCATTTTTTATTATTTTTCAAATAGTAGATATGATTGTGATAAAGGAAGAAGAAAAGACACGAGATGTGAAAAGAGAATCATGGAAACAAAAATGGAGCGTTTCTAATCTACAATTATCACTAAGGATAATTTGTATTGATATAAAGAATAGTTTGCAGCATTTTAATTGGAAAAAAATTTCCTCCATTCGGCCAATAATATGGCTAGGAAAAATTATCGGTTTACATATGAAGAATTGGAAGTTTGCAGTAGGGAGCTTATTTTTTATAATTACAATAGGATATAGTCTTATTTATTCTGTAACAACAAATGATTATGTGGAAAAACAGAACTTACTTTATACTGAAGATGGAGCTACATTGATAGCAGCTTCACCATTCGCACCGACAAAACCTTTTTTCTTTGGATCAGATAAATTTGGTTATAGTATCTTTGATCAAATAGTGGTTGGCGCTAAGTATACTTTAATTTTCGGATTGCTTATTGCCTTTTTACGGGTAATCGGTGGACTATTGCTAGGAATAATTTACTCCTTCTATTTGAAACATTCAGCTCAGCAATGGCTTGCTAAAATGATAGATTCGATTCACTTTATGCCATTAAGTTTGATCGCCTATATTTTACTAAGACCGATTTTATTACCTGGATTTGATGGTTTTTCGTACTCCTTTGCGGAACGAGTCTTTTTAGAAACGATGATTTTAACAATGCTAGTCATTCCTTTAACGACTATCCTGCTAGGAAAAGAAATCAACCGAGTATTAGAGTATGAATTTATTGCAAGTGCTCAGGTAATGGGTGGAGGCAAATTCAAAGTGTTTATTCGTCATATCCTTCCTCATTTAGGACCACGACTTACTATATTATTTGGACAACAGTTCATTCAAGTGATGTTAATCTTTATGCATTTAGGGATGTTTAATTATTTCTTTGGTGGTACTAAATTATCGATGGAACCTATGTTTAGTGATCCCCCTAAATCGTCTACCTATGAATGGTCGGGGTTAATAGGTCAGATTGGCAGAGAGGCACTTGGTTCAGGTAGATACTGGTACTTATATATACTTGTTCCATTTATAATTGCTATTTTTTCCATGCAGTTGATTGTTCAGGGTGTAAAAGAGATTCAGCAAGTAAAAATTGGTGTAGCCTTTAAAAGTCTAAAACTTAGGAAGAAAAAAGGGGAAAGACAACAAACGGAAAAATTACCAGTTATCACAAAAGAAAGTTTTGTTCAGATAGGAAGAGAAGAAAATCTTTAA
- a CDS encoding ABC transporter substrate-binding protein, whose protein sequence is MKFNKMKKYSLLTGILSASLLFASACSNEGASSNNGSSKSDKVVVDLFNGKVEIADQLKALTDQYSKEHPDVTFNIETVGGGADGTAALKAKFASNTAPDIFGNGGYQEALTWLDKLEDLSDQPWVKDAYESALVPMTVDGKIYGQPVNLEGYGFAYNKALFEKAGITELPTTFSELEAAAEKLKAAGITPFSIGYGEWWVLANHGLNVPFAYQEDADAFIKGLNDGSAKIEGNEHFDKYFDLLDLTIDYGNKNSLTTDYNTQVTLFATGEAAMIQQGNWIQPMIDKISPNLEVGFIPMPLSDDEAQSDKLMVDVPTNWVVHKDAPEKDKEAALDFLNWMVTSDFAQESIVKEFKYVPAFETITATADDIGPLGAEIQKYSQEGKTYTWQFMKYPDGAGQEFGASLQAYVGKQKSREETMKALDETWAKLKK, encoded by the coding sequence ATGAAGTTTAACAAAATGAAAAAGTATTCCTTATTAACCGGTATCTTATCTGCTTCTCTTCTCTTTGCAAGTGCTTGTTCAAATGAGGGAGCGTCCAGTAATAACGGTTCAAGTAAAAGTGATAAAGTAGTGGTTGACTTGTTTAACGGAAAAGTAGAAATAGCAGATCAGTTAAAAGCATTAACAGACCAATACTCAAAAGAACATCCAGATGTAACCTTTAATATTGAAACAGTCGGTGGTGGAGCAGATGGAACAGCCGCTTTAAAGGCGAAATTCGCCTCCAATACAGCTCCTGATATTTTCGGAAATGGTGGATATCAAGAGGCATTAACTTGGCTTGATAAATTAGAGGATTTGTCGGATCAGCCATGGGTAAAAGATGCCTATGAAAGTGCCTTAGTTCCTATGACAGTGGATGGAAAAATTTATGGTCAGCCAGTTAACCTTGAGGGGTATGGATTTGCCTATAATAAAGCATTATTTGAAAAAGCAGGTATTACGGAATTGCCAACGACATTTTCTGAATTAGAAGCAGCTGCCGAAAAATTAAAAGCTGCTGGAATTACTCCTTTTTCTATCGGTTATGGTGAATGGTGGGTTTTAGCTAACCACGGACTGAATGTACCATTTGCTTATCAAGAGGATGCGGATGCATTTATTAAAGGATTAAATGACGGATCAGCAAAAATCGAAGGTAATGAGCATTTTGACAAGTACTTTGATCTACTGGATTTAACAATTGATTATGGTAATAAAAATTCATTAACAACAGACTATAATACACAAGTAACTTTATTTGCAACTGGTGAGGCCGCAATGATTCAACAAGGTAACTGGATTCAGCCGATGATAGATAAAATTTCTCCTAATTTGGAAGTAGGCTTTATCCCAATGCCATTAAGTGATGATGAAGCACAATCAGATAAACTAATGGTCGACGTACCTACAAACTGGGTTGTTCATAAAGATGCTCCTGAAAAAGATAAAGAAGCAGCACTAGATTTCTTAAACTGGATGGTCACTTCTGATTTTGCACAAGAATCGATTGTAAAAGAATTTAAATATGTTCCAGCATTTGAAACGATTACTGCAACAGCAGATGATATTGGTCCATTAGGAGCAGAAATTCAAAAATACTCACAGGAAGGCAAAACATACACATGGCAATTTATGAAGTATCCTGATGGGGCTGGTCAAGAGTTCGGCGCAAGTCTTCAAGCATATGTAGGAAAGCAAAAATCACGTGAGGAAACAATGAAAGCATTGGATGAAACATGGGCTAAATTAAAAAAATAA
- a CDS encoding carbohydrate ABC transporter permease, which yields MENKYTSKTFIMEVFGIILGLLFLIPFYYVISNSLKPFSEILTNTSALPSSLQFGNYVNAFEKLNFLKVFSNSLLVTIASNIVLVVFCSMAAYMLVRTKKKISNIIFMAFVAAMIIPFQSIMIPLIKTASSLHLLNSIWGLVFMYLGFGSGITIFLYHGFIKGIPVELEEAAIIDGCSRFGVFWRIVFPLLKPITVTIIILNSLWIWNDYLLPSLVLQNPELRTIPLATFFFFGQYTKQWDLALAALMIGIIPLLIFFFSMQKHIIQGITSGSIK from the coding sequence ATGGAGAATAAATATACAAGCAAAACATTCATAATGGAAGTATTCGGTATTATTTTAGGCTTATTATTTTTGATTCCCTTTTACTATGTTATCTCTAATTCACTTAAGCCTTTTTCTGAAATACTAACAAATACATCTGCTTTACCAAGTTCTCTTCAATTTGGGAATTATGTAAACGCTTTTGAAAAGTTAAATTTTCTAAAGGTATTTAGCAATTCGCTTCTTGTGACCATTGCAAGTAATATTGTTTTAGTTGTATTCTGTTCGATGGCTGCGTATATGCTAGTCCGCACAAAAAAGAAAATAAGCAATATAATCTTTATGGCGTTTGTCGCTGCTATGATTATCCCATTCCAATCAATTATGATTCCACTTATTAAAACAGCCTCGAGCTTACACTTGCTTAACAGTATTTGGGGTCTAGTATTCATGTATTTAGGTTTTGGCTCTGGGATAACGATCTTTTTATACCATGGTTTTATTAAAGGAATTCCAGTGGAATTAGAAGAAGCTGCTATTATAGATGGCTGCTCTCGTTTTGGAGTGTTCTGGAGAATCGTTTTTCCATTATTAAAGCCCATTACCGTAACAATCATTATCTTAAATAGCCTATGGATATGGAATGACTACTTATTACCATCGCTAGTCTTACAAAATCCAGAGTTGCGGACAATTCCACTTGCTACTTTCTTCTTCTTTGGCCAGTACACAAAGCAATGGGATCTTGCACTAGCAGCGCTTATGATTGGAATTATCCCACTATTAATCTTCTTCTTTTCGATGCAAAAACATATTATACAAGGGATTACTAGTGGATCTATTAAATAG
- a CDS encoding carbohydrate ABC transporter permease, whose amino-acid sequence MGRKKSLSTKKKKNWKEAGLFSLFVGPVFIAFTIVVLIPFFSGIYYSFTDWNGITGEIKWVGFENFKYIFTEDKQFLQSFKLTAIYTIVAIILTNTIGFGLALLVTQKLKSSNLLRTVFFMPNLLGGLLLGFIWQFIFIRGFASIGELTGIPLFELAWLGDQNTAFWGIVIVSVWQGAGYIMLIYIAALQNIPKELIEAAKIDGASRFQVLRNIKIPLVAPAVTICLFLTTASSFKIFDANLSLTNGGPFKSTEMLALNIYTEAFVNNRYGIGEAKALIFFIVVATISILQVTITKKKEVES is encoded by the coding sequence ATAGGTAGAAAGAAATCACTCTCTACAAAAAAGAAGAAAAACTGGAAGGAGGCAGGATTATTTTCTTTATTTGTAGGTCCTGTCTTTATTGCATTTACAATTGTCGTTCTCATTCCATTTTTTTCTGGTATCTATTACTCTTTTACCGATTGGAATGGCATCACTGGAGAAATTAAATGGGTCGGCTTTGAAAACTTCAAGTATATATTCACCGAAGATAAACAGTTTCTCCAATCTTTTAAATTAACTGCTATTTACACCATCGTAGCCATTATTTTAACGAACACGATTGGATTCGGCTTAGCATTGTTAGTAACACAAAAGCTAAAATCTAGTAATCTATTACGTACAGTGTTTTTTATGCCAAATCTGCTTGGCGGTCTCTTACTCGGTTTTATCTGGCAATTTATCTTTATTAGAGGGTTTGCTTCTATTGGCGAACTAACAGGAATCCCACTATTCGAATTGGCATGGCTAGGAGATCAAAACACTGCCTTTTGGGGAATCGTGATTGTTAGCGTTTGGCAAGGTGCAGGATATATTATGCTCATTTACATTGCAGCTTTACAAAACATTCCGAAAGAACTAATCGAGGCGGCAAAAATTGATGGTGCCAGCCGTTTTCAAGTCTTGCGAAACATTAAAATTCCGCTTGTGGCTCCTGCTGTTACGATCTGTTTATTCTTAACAACCGCATCTTCCTTTAAAATATTTGATGCCAACCTTTCTTTAACAAATGGAGGACCGTTCAAATCAACGGAGATGCTCGCACTTAATATTTATACCGAGGCATTTGTAAATAATCGCTATGGAATCGGGGAAGCAAAAGCGCTTATCTTCTTTATTGTTGTAGCAACCATCTCCATTTTGCAGGTCACGATTACTAAGAAAAAAGAGGTGGAATCTTGA